AGTTGACCCATATAAAATCAATGGAATTATCCGCTACGGTCGCGTCCCGCCCGATTTCCGTGTAACCGACCGGTGCAAAATGCGGTGTGCGCTGCACCACGTCAAGCCCCGCCAAAAGGACCGCATTAAACATGGTCGTGCTGACTTGGCAAATACCGCCGCCGGCGTCGGGAACCAGTTCTCCATTAATAAAAACAGGCGCCGATAAATAACCGGCCTCATATGTACGTAAGCCGGTCGTGTCATTGAACGAGAAGGTTTCACCAGGCGCCAACAAAGCCCCGGAAATGGCAGCGCTTCCTTTATAAATGTTGGCGCTGCGGTTTTCATCACCGCCGTAATAAGTAGTATATTCACCCAAAACCGTGTTGATCGACGCCAACTGCTCCTTGCACAACGTCGGCAAATCCACTTGGCTGGGTTGCAACATTAAAGGAGAAAAGTCCTGCGCATTTATTTTTTCCTCAGCCGCTTTGGCGACTTGCGCATAATCCAATATCAGTCGCGGTTTTTCCGTTTCAATCACAATGTCCCCAGCTTCATTCAAAGATACAGCAGCGTTGTGCGGCGGCGCTGCCAGCTCATCCACTTTGGCCTTCAGAATTTCATTTAAATGTGCCGTGTCATAAGCGACCGTGCAATTCATTTGAATCGGGTTCAGGTAGCTTTGCCACTGCTCCCACCATTGCCGAAACCATGAACCGGTACGACCGTAGCTGCTGACAGCAGCCGCTGTTGTCTCTGCATTTATGGCAAGTTTCAGGTCGCGCATCGGAATCGACCAAGTGTAGGTTTGATAGGTCAAATTCAGCGCCGCATCTTCATATTTGTTGTTTTGCTCTGCCAAATAGCGTTGCAGTCCTTCCGCTTGCCAACCTGACACATCCTGATCCTGCAGCTTGACTCCGCGGACGACACCGCTTGTCCCGTTGACAAACAAAGGCAAAAACAACAATGTAAGAATAATTCCTGCCGCTACGCAGATGGCAATCCTTGCATTCTTCTTCATAACGTTCCTCGTAAATATTCACTAAACAGTTCTCGCCACGAAACATCATAACCGTTACGTTGTCGCCATTGCGTGCGATATAATGCCAGCAACAGCGTAGCGCACTGCTCATAGTTCAGTTTCTGCGCTGCGGCGTAAACATTTTTCCAGCGCCATTGATTTTTAACTTGCAATTCTCGTGCCATATCTCTCGTCGCAAAACCGGCATGTTCCAATTCATAAATCCCCAAGCAAAGACGCAGTTGCGAAGCCAGAAAGCCGGTATTTTTCAAGGTTTCATCTATGCCATCAAATAAATGCGGAACGGCTTCCAGAACAGATCGTTTACGTTGATCCACCAAATCATCCCAAAACCGGAACACCTGCCGTTGCAGGTACGAAGGTAACGACTCCTGTACCACTTCGAGCGGGATCTCTTTTTGATCCGTCATTAGCTGCCATTTTTGCGCTTCTGTAGTGATAAAAACGGACGATATATTCTCCCAGCTTTCCGCCACCGCTTGCAAGTACTGGCGCGCAGCACGACTTAATCCTCGGTCTTGGGCGCGCAAGACACTATCAAAAGCGGCGCTTACTTTCCATCCCGGAATAA
The Negativicoccus succinicivorans DNA segment above includes these coding regions:
- a CDS encoding VanW family protein — encoded protein: MKKNARIAICVAAGIILTLLFLPLFVNGTSGVVRGVKLQDQDVSGWQAEGLQRYLAEQNNKYEDAALNLTYQTYTWSIPMRDLKLAINAETTAAAVSSYGRTGSWFRQWWEQWQSYLNPIQMNCTVAYDTAHLNEILKAKVDELAAPPHNAAVSLNEAGDIVIETEKPRLILDYAQVAKAAEEKINAQDFSPLMLQPSQVDLPTLCKEQLASINTVLGEYTTYYGGDENRSANIYKGSAAISGALLAPGETFSFNDTTGLRTYEAGYLSAPVFINGELVPDAGGGICQVSTTMFNAVLLAGLDVVQRTPHFAPVGYTEIGRDATVADNSIDFIWVNSAKSPVYVMATAGGGAINVKILGNSDDRPAGVAITTEPAKVLPHEKKEIVVNDQKEDVVEEKGHDGYSVVVHRRVSWSDGRALTDTFYSVYDPVTTITKLSPQEAQKRAALLAKAKTEHKQGKDREASEAKNKIQT
- the holA gene encoding DNA polymerase III subunit delta translates to MQKDRIYLFHGTDIPAVYARKQQAGNGTAETVEQGKEHSTTAEIVQQINQPSLFTEVRRFEFVNPLFLTQKDESIPAKEFLQALENVPAETRVFFILEGKPDRRLSLVKKILPLAQVSMSEFIPGWKVSAAFDSVLRAQDRGLSRAARQYLQAVAESWENISSVFITTEAQKWQLMTDQKEIPLEVVQESLPSYLQRQVFRFWDDLVDQRKRSVLEAVPHLFDGIDETLKNTGFLASQLRLCLGIYELEHAGFATRDMARELQVKNQWRWKNVYAAAQKLNYEQCATLLLALYRTQWRQRNGYDVSWRELFSEYLRGTL